In a single window of the Acidobacteriota bacterium genome:
- a CDS encoding heme-binding protein — protein MKTVQKLTLDDARVIMAGAEAKAREIGVDMDIAITDDNGSLLMFQRMDNGRITSIDVAISKAFTAAAARRATRAYGEVSGPGGPAFGIHVSNQGRFMIVAGGLPLFVDEQIVGGVGCSSGTPDQDEVVAQAGIDAFLASLG, from the coding sequence ATGAAGACGGTACAGAAGCTGACGCTCGACGACGCGCGCGTCATCATGGCCGGCGCGGAGGCCAAGGCTCGCGAGATCGGCGTCGACATGGATATCGCGATCACGGACGACAACGGCAGCCTGTTGATGTTCCAGCGGATGGACAACGGGCGGATAACCAGCATCGACGTGGCGATCAGCAAGGCGTTCACGGCCGCGGCGGCGCGGCGCGCGACGCGCGCCTACGGTGAGGTGAGCGGACCAGGCGGTCCCGCCTTCGGCATCCACGTGAGCAACCAGGGACGGTTCATGATCGTGGCGGGCGGTCTGCCGCTGTTCGTCGACGAGCAGATCGTCGGCGGGGTCGGCTGCAGCTCCGGCACGCCCGATCAGGACGAGGTCGTGGCGCAGGCGGGCATCGACGCGTTCCTCGCGAGCCTCGGCTGA
- a CDS encoding protein kinase: MTELDDDTARVPAEPNKPSGPERIGRYTLLDRIGKGGMGVVYRARDTQLDRVVALKMIVTELADEEETRQRFVREARAAADLNHPNIIKIYDFGEEAGRAYIVMELLAGRSLSEVLEDGKAIPFESAMVLMRGLAAGLAFAHSRAIVHRDLKPGNLFLPDNGPVKILDFGLARIASSKLTRSGLIFGTPDYMSPEQVRGKVVDHRSDIFSFGAVCYHLIAGRKPFAAGSLPLVMRKVLEENPEPLTDVPSMVARVVAKALQKDPAARYQTFDQLRGDLDRVGETEERQATVLIPRGPARTTFPRIGRYEIVEQIGRGGMGVVYRAHDPVLDRDVAIKSILGDFSPESGAAEQFEREARAAARLQHANIITIYELGMSEGSPYIVMEFLAGADLEAVMRGPRRPSLATRLDLVMQLCAGLSFAHRQGIVHRDIKPSNVRVLGDGSVKLIDFGIAKISRSAPTFGDLAGSVACMSPEQLDGASVDTRSDVFAVGVLMYELFGGRPPFAGDTPTAIAYEVLNHDPPAVTTINNEVPKALSDVVARALEKRPDQRYEDGAALADALAMALPDALRPVLDTPRDALLNDLDLIRSPATGSDRPADVEVSVRRSGETLPPAAGQRRRGRAAAVAAAVLALSTLAGGAGVWGYLILSDLPDVRRLPPPPVIGPTPVLALTVESDPPGARILIAGGDYLGIDDEPIEVSTPATLPFREAFPNSVQLSRPGYDPLEVVVPEGDGPTRVVRAVLDERPLGTLAVSGPYAFEVWSGNRRMSAAATDHVLRFRSGATTLRLRNRELFLDQRFDVQIAANQRARLRAPPLGRLTVYSRPGNCEILIDGQVVGFSPVRTRRVAAGRHVVARRCPNAEQNASERRTISAGSEETVRFGPLS, from the coding sequence ATGACCGAGCTTGACGACGATACTGCGCGAGTTCCTGCCGAGCCGAACAAGCCGAGCGGGCCGGAGCGGATCGGGCGTTACACCCTGCTCGATCGCATCGGCAAGGGCGGCATGGGCGTAGTGTACCGGGCCCGTGACACACAGTTGGACCGGGTCGTGGCACTGAAGATGATCGTGACCGAGCTGGCGGACGAGGAAGAGACGCGACAGCGTTTCGTCCGCGAGGCGCGCGCCGCGGCCGATCTGAACCACCCGAACATCATCAAGATCTACGATTTTGGCGAGGAAGCCGGGCGCGCGTACATCGTCATGGAGCTTCTTGCGGGACGCAGTCTCTCGGAAGTGCTGGAGGATGGCAAGGCCATACCCTTCGAGAGCGCGATGGTGCTCATGCGCGGGCTGGCGGCAGGGCTCGCTTTTGCGCACTCCCGCGCCATCGTGCACCGTGACCTGAAGCCGGGAAACCTCTTCCTTCCCGACAACGGTCCGGTAAAGATCCTCGATTTCGGCCTGGCCCGCATCGCCAGTTCGAAGCTCACGCGCAGTGGGCTCATCTTCGGCACCCCCGATTACATGTCGCCGGAGCAGGTCCGCGGCAAGGTCGTCGACCACCGGTCCGACATCTTCTCGTTCGGCGCGGTGTGCTACCACCTGATCGCCGGTCGGAAGCCGTTCGCGGCCGGTTCGCTGCCGCTGGTCATGCGCAAGGTCCTCGAAGAGAATCCGGAGCCGCTCACCGATGTCCCTTCGATGGTCGCCCGAGTCGTTGCCAAGGCGCTGCAGAAGGATCCGGCGGCCCGCTACCAGACCTTCGACCAATTGCGGGGCGATCTCGACCGCGTCGGCGAGACGGAGGAGCGGCAGGCTACCGTCCTGATTCCGCGTGGCCCGGCGCGGACCACGTTCCCACGGATCGGCCGCTACGAGATTGTCGAGCAGATCGGCCGCGGCGGCATGGGGGTCGTCTACCGCGCGCACGATCCGGTGCTCGACCGGGACGTAGCCATCAAGAGCATTCTGGGCGACTTCTCGCCCGAGTCGGGTGCCGCCGAGCAGTTCGAGCGCGAAGCGCGGGCCGCGGCGCGTCTGCAGCACGCCAACATCATCACGATCTACGAACTGGGAATGTCGGAGGGATCGCCGTACATCGTGATGGAATTCCTGGCTGGCGCGGATCTCGAAGCGGTGATGCGCGGACCGCGGCGCCCTTCGCTCGCAACGCGGCTCGACCTGGTCATGCAACTGTGCGCGGGTCTCTCGTTCGCACATCGGCAGGGCATTGTGCACCGCGACATAAAGCCAAGCAACGTACGCGTTCTCGGGGACGGCAGCGTCAAGCTGATCGACTTCGGAATCGCCAAGATCTCACGGTCGGCACCGACGTTCGGCGATCTGGCCGGCAGCGTGGCGTGCATGTCCCCGGAGCAACTGGACGGGGCCAGCGTCGACACGCGGAGCGACGTCTTTGCCGTGGGTGTGTTGATGTACGAGCTGTTCGGCGGGCGTCCGCCGTTTGCCGGAGACACGCCGACGGCGATCGCGTATGAGGTGTTGAATCACGATCCGCCGGCGGTGACGACGATCAACAACGAAGTGCCCAAGGCACTATCCGACGTAGTCGCCCGTGCGCTGGAGAAGCGACCCGACCAACGCTACGAGGATGGGGCCGCCCTCGCGGATGCGTTGGCGATGGCGCTGCCCGATGCGTTGCGGCCGGTCCTCGACACTCCGCGCGACGCGTTGCTGAACGATCTCGACCTCATCAGGTCGCCTGCCACCGGATCGGATCGCCCTGCGGACGTGGAGGTTTCCGTGCGCCGTTCGGGCGAGACCCTGCCGCCAGCCGCAGGTCAGAGGCGCCGCGGTCGCGCCGCCGCCGTCGCCGCGGCGGTGTTGGCCTTGTCGACCCTTGCCGGCGGCGCAGGCGTTTGGGGTTATCTGATCCTCAGCGATTTGCCCGACGTCCGGCGGCTGCCGCCACCGCCAGTCATCGGTCCCACTCCGGTGTTGGCGCTGACGGTGGAATCCGATCCGCCCGGGGCCCGCATCCTGATCGCCGGGGGCGACTACCTCGGCATCGACGACGAGCCCATCGAGGTAAGCACCCCCGCGACGCTACCGTTTCGCGAGGCATTCCCGAACAGCGTGCAGTTGAGTCGTCCGGGATATGATCCACTCGAAGTGGTCGTGCCTGAAGGCGACGGTCCGACCCGCGTCGTGAGGGCCGTGCTCGATGAACGTCCGCTCGGAACACTCGCCGTGTCCGGGCCGTATGCATTCGAGGTCTGGAGCGGCAACCGCCGGATGAGCGCTGCGGCGACCGATCACGTGCTTCGTTTCCGTAGCGGGGCGACGACGCTTCGTCTCCGCAACCGCGAACTGTTCCTCGATCAGCGGTTCGATGTGCAGATCGCGGCGAACCAGCGGGCGCGGCTGCGCGCCCCGCCTCTCGGTCGACTGACCGTGTACTCCAGACCGGGAAATTGTGAGATTCTGATCGACGGGCAGGTGGTGGGGTTTTCGCCGGTGCGAACCCGTCGGGTCGCGGCCGGGCGCCACGTCGTCGCGCGGAGATGTCCCAATGCTGAGCAGAATGCATCCGAGAGGCGAACGATCTCGGCCGGGTCCGAGGAGACAGTCAGGTTCGGCCCGCTGTCGTAG
- a CDS encoding serine/threonine-protein phosphatase, whose translation MIDACGVTHPGRVRAVNEDTFLVDHELQVFVVADGMGGHNAGDVASRIAVETVRAFVARSRDQAECTWPYGIDGNLSLDANRLRTALRVANRRVFKAADDRDDYAGMGTTIVAALVGENHVCYGGVGDSRMYAYSGGALSQVTQDDSWVATILAADPAMTKEEMASHPMRHMLTKVLGATATIDLDVSERRLQDGDRFLLCSDGLHNALDDTALDAVLSTASSANDGVDRLLQTALDGPAADNVTAIVVHYST comes from the coding sequence ATGATCGATGCGTGTGGAGTGACACATCCCGGTCGGGTCCGCGCCGTCAACGAGGACACGTTCCTGGTCGACCACGAGCTGCAGGTGTTCGTCGTGGCGGACGGCATGGGTGGGCACAATGCAGGAGACGTGGCGTCGAGAATCGCGGTTGAGACGGTCCGGGCGTTCGTGGCCCGAAGTCGAGATCAGGCAGAGTGTACGTGGCCCTACGGCATCGACGGAAATCTGTCGCTGGACGCGAATCGCCTGCGGACCGCGTTGCGGGTGGCCAATCGAAGGGTATTCAAGGCTGCGGACGATCGTGACGACTACGCGGGGATGGGCACGACGATCGTTGCGGCTCTCGTGGGAGAGAACCACGTCTGTTACGGCGGGGTGGGCGACAGTCGAATGTACGCCTACAGCGGCGGTGCTCTTTCACAGGTCACGCAAGACGACTCGTGGGTGGCGACGATACTCGCGGCGGATCCTGCAATGACGAAAGAAGAAATGGCGTCGCATCCGATGCGGCACATGTTGACGAAGGTGCTCGGCGCGACGGCGACGATCGACCTCGACGTTTCCGAGCGGCGATTGCAGGACGGCGACCGGTTTCTGCTCTGCAGCGACGGGTTGCACAACGCGCTGGACGACACGGCACTGGATGCGGTCCTTTCGACCGCTTCCTCCGCCAACGATGGGGTAGACCGTCTCCTGCAGACCGCACTCGATGGGCCGGCCGCCGACAACGTGACGGCGATTGTCGTGCATTATTCGACATGA
- a CDS encoding PEGA domain-containing protein — translation MIAMTGYTCCNREEWMSGRLLAGGMFAALLLVSGSAPAQPAGDAELAEAERLFDAFQFEAAISVLDPLIDRFDDPGADRTELLARSYELRGRAAFNLGRAQTARSDFIRLLESDASVRLPADASPRLIEFFDAVRAETVGTLFVTMDPPGRLVVDGREILLDALNTVVDVVAGSHTILATLPGHREQRQDVVIVAGQGYSLDIRLERVYGSLTVATDPPGARVSVDGQYAGETAPGIGPSGPSVPILVTDLMSGQHQLRLERPCSAPQSVPFNIPDPPVDADIGVIQLEPAIATAIIESPVDGAMVYVDGVLRGRAPTRFDDICAGEREIEVRTQRRRFVDRRDWRAGDMMTLRADFRWAFMLLPDGPASGRDNQVLSRVEAALQDSQRVLLLSPTPGELQAIAATGGLMSVVTNEFRSVAERRAAGERLADALNVQGVAWVTQVEGGAPDTWSLSVLARGSGVTDTLRVSLGDLGSRAAAIRLLSAEAPIIVRPSLGVSLVDVADVEGAAVVRVPTGSAGQIAGLTVGDVVAAVNGIPVTSTGELGRALAARGVGAELSLSVRRTARSRTVTARVSETPDVVPLDDASRLSNLLLPDMEDAVAVSATALGQSAARLNLAATHIRLQNWDRALRELNQAVLPDGPGVSAGTVSYLTALCLLEISQLSAAEAALRRAVAAEESVLFVGGPRVSALAQERLRELFGQRR, via the coding sequence ATGATCGCGATGACCGGATATACGTGCTGCAATAGGGAGGAATGGATGTCTGGTCGTCTCCTGGCGGGCGGCATGTTCGCCGCGCTCCTGCTGGTCAGCGGCTCGGCCCCGGCGCAGCCGGCGGGCGATGCCGAGTTGGCCGAAGCCGAGCGACTGTTCGACGCGTTCCAGTTCGAGGCCGCGATCTCGGTGCTGGATCCGCTGATCGATCGCTTCGACGACCCCGGCGCCGACCGGACCGAGCTACTCGCCCGAAGCTACGAGTTGCGTGGGCGCGCGGCCTTCAATCTCGGGCGGGCGCAGACCGCGCGCTCGGACTTTATCCGCTTGTTGGAGAGCGATGCGTCGGTACGCCTCCCCGCGGATGCATCCCCGCGCCTGATCGAGTTCTTCGATGCCGTTCGGGCAGAGACCGTCGGCACGCTGTTCGTCACGATGGACCCGCCCGGACGTCTGGTCGTCGACGGGCGCGAGATCCTTCTGGACGCCCTGAATACGGTCGTGGACGTGGTCGCCGGGTCGCACACCATTCTCGCAACATTGCCTGGTCATCGTGAACAGCGCCAGGACGTAGTCATCGTGGCCGGCCAGGGATACAGCCTCGACATCCGGCTCGAGCGCGTCTACGGCTCCCTGACGGTCGCGACGGATCCACCAGGCGCGCGCGTGAGCGTGGATGGCCAATACGCGGGAGAAACAGCACCAGGAATTGGGCCTTCCGGTCCTTCCGTGCCTATCCTGGTCACCGACTTGATGTCTGGACAACATCAACTGCGGCTCGAACGACCCTGTTCGGCCCCGCAGTCTGTACCGTTCAACATTCCAGACCCTCCGGTGGACGCCGACATCGGGGTCATACAGCTCGAACCGGCGATCGCCACGGCGATAATCGAGTCTCCGGTGGACGGGGCGATGGTCTACGTTGACGGAGTCCTCCGCGGCCGCGCCCCCACCCGGTTCGACGACATCTGCGCCGGAGAGCGGGAGATCGAGGTCAGAACCCAGCGGCGGCGATTCGTGGACCGTCGCGACTGGCGGGCGGGAGACATGATGACCCTGCGCGCCGACTTTCGATGGGCCTTCATGCTCCTGCCTGACGGACCCGCGTCTGGACGCGACAACCAGGTGCTCTCGCGAGTCGAGGCGGCCCTCCAGGATTCGCAACGCGTTCTACTTCTGAGCCCGACACCGGGCGAATTGCAGGCCATCGCCGCTACGGGCGGCCTGATGTCGGTAGTGACGAACGAGTTCCGCAGCGTCGCCGAACGGCGCGCCGCGGGAGAGCGTCTGGCGGATGCGCTCAATGTGCAAGGCGTGGCCTGGGTGACGCAGGTCGAGGGCGGCGCACCCGATACATGGTCGCTGTCGGTACTGGCGCGCGGCAGCGGGGTTACGGACACTCTACGGGTGAGCCTGGGGGACCTCGGTTCGCGGGCGGCAGCGATCCGGTTGTTGAGCGCTGAGGCGCCGATTATCGTACGCCCGTCGCTCGGCGTGTCCCTGGTCGACGTGGCCGACGTCGAAGGCGCAGCGGTCGTCCGTGTGCCCACAGGAAGCGCGGGTCAGATTGCCGGCCTCACCGTGGGTGACGTGGTCGCGGCCGTCAATGGAATTCCGGTGACCTCGACGGGCGAACTGGGTCGGGCGCTCGCGGCGCGCGGTGTGGGCGCCGAGCTGAGTCTGAGCGTGCGTCGAACGGCGCGAAGTCGCACGGTTACCGCTCGTGTCTCCGAGACGCCGGACGTCGTCCCGCTGGACGATGCGAGCCGTCTGTCCAATCTGCTGCTGCCGGACATGGAAGACGCGGTCGCCGTATCCGCGACGGCGCTCGGGCAGTCGGCCGCACGCCTGAATCTCGCCGCGACTCACATCCGTCTGCAGAATTGGGACCGCGCCCTGCGTGAGCTCAATCAGGCAGTATTGCCGGACGGTCCCGGCGTCTCCGCCGGGACGGTGTCGTACCTCACCGCGCTGTGCCTCCTGGAAATCAGCCAGTTGTCCGCCGCCGAAGCGGCCCTGCGACGCGCCGTGGCCGCGGAGGAGAGCGTGCTCTTCGTCGGCGGGCCCCGCGTATCCGCGCTCGCTCAGGAGCGACTGCGAGAGCTCTTCGGGCAGCGCCGGTGA
- a CDS encoding tetratricopeptide repeat protein, with the protein MLSRMHPRGERSRPGPRRQSGSARCRSDDRRRRLVAWVVACACGTVGWPAAAQAQSEVLAARRFESGVAFARDGSHDQALIDFTAVVDLYPDSAVADNALLEISRHYLDVLRDGPRARAAAERIVNNSSYSQGDAALGAYIVLGRTMMMTARSETERMDALANFQRGLRLHPDSNAVPEGMYYVAAAYERLNQPDAAFEAYQQVVTAYPQNAWAIRARIGAGTMRAFQEDPIGAMEEFQRVRQEFPEWPEAAEALARTTILFRLHIRPAGATYSVSRAGPARRIDRRVIALATDTAGNVVFATDRGVSSLAGGVRLPRVDRPRGLAVDRAGNVAVIARGRLAGETGPALVAAVPDDGELRPLTEIDAAVELSSGEWLVADRDQNAVLRFRDSTYMNRYATVRARRLAVDSEDRVVMLDDDERISVYADGREIAQIPTRSGAYRIDNPVDVAFDALGHLYLLDREGVYVFGRDFRLLTMFTRDSSAAVPFDRATALTVDAYGRLFVADDRDDRIYVLQ; encoded by the coding sequence ATGCTGAGCAGAATGCATCCGAGAGGCGAACGATCTCGGCCGGGTCCGAGGAGACAGTCAGGTTCGGCCCGCTGTCGTAGCGACGACAGACGGCGGCGCCTCGTCGCCTGGGTCGTCGCCTGCGCTTGCGGCACCGTCGGCTGGCCCGCGGCTGCTCAGGCCCAGAGCGAGGTGCTGGCCGCGCGCCGCTTCGAGAGCGGCGTGGCCTTTGCGCGCGACGGCAGTCACGACCAGGCGTTGATAGATTTCACCGCCGTCGTCGACCTGTATCCGGACAGCGCGGTAGCCGACAATGCGCTGCTCGAGATCTCGCGTCACTACCTCGACGTGCTTCGCGACGGTCCACGCGCAAGGGCCGCGGCGGAGCGGATAGTCAACAACTCGAGCTACTCACAGGGTGACGCCGCGCTCGGCGCGTACATCGTCCTCGGGCGGACGATGATGATGACAGCCCGGAGCGAGACCGAGCGGATGGACGCGCTCGCCAACTTTCAGCGGGGGTTGCGCCTACATCCGGACAGCAATGCGGTTCCGGAGGGGATGTACTACGTTGCGGCGGCGTACGAGCGGCTCAACCAGCCCGACGCCGCATTCGAAGCCTATCAGCAGGTAGTGACTGCGTACCCGCAGAACGCTTGGGCCATTCGGGCACGTATTGGCGCCGGCACCATGCGCGCGTTTCAGGAAGATCCCATCGGGGCGATGGAGGAATTCCAACGCGTTCGTCAGGAGTTCCCCGAATGGCCGGAAGCGGCCGAGGCGCTGGCCAGAACGACGATTCTCTTCAGGCTGCATATCCGTCCGGCGGGTGCGACCTACAGTGTGTCGCGCGCCGGGCCAGCCCGGCGCATCGACAGGCGGGTCATCGCATTGGCGACCGACACCGCGGGCAACGTCGTCTTTGCGACCGACCGCGGAGTGTCCTCCTTGGCGGGAGGCGTGCGACTGCCACGGGTAGACAGACCGAGAGGGCTCGCCGTGGACCGCGCCGGCAACGTCGCCGTCATCGCCCGCGGCCGGCTCGCGGGAGAGACCGGCCCCGCACTCGTGGCGGCCGTTCCCGATGACGGAGAGCTGCGACCGCTTACCGAAATCGATGCGGCCGTCGAGTTGTCAAGCGGCGAGTGGCTGGTTGCGGACCGCGATCAAAACGCCGTGCTGCGCTTCCGTGACTCCACCTACATGAATCGCTACGCGACGGTAAGGGCCCGGCGACTGGCGGTCGATTCGGAGGACCGCGTCGTGATGCTCGACGACGATGAACGGATTTCGGTGTATGCCGACGGGCGAGAGATCGCCCAGATTCCGACGCGGAGCGGAGCCTACAGGATTGACAACCCCGTCGACGTGGCGTTCGACGCCCTGGGGCATCTCTACCTGCTCGACCGGGAGGGGGTCTACGTGTTCGGTCGTGACTTCCGCCTCCTGACGATGTTTACGCGCGATTCCTCCGCCGCGGTGCCCTTCGACCGCGCGACGGCGCTGACGGTCGATGCGTACGGGCGCCTGTTCGTAGCGGATGATCGCGATGACCGGATATACGTGCTGCAATAG